A stretch of Chthoniobacterales bacterium DNA encodes these proteins:
- a CDS encoding dipeptidase yields MIETFFEFLRFPSISAKPEHAGDVRACADWLSALLASWGLESTVEETGGAPAVVAKSAALPGARTVLLYGHYDVQPVEPLALWETPPFEPAERDGFVFARGATDNKGQTFSHLIGLRRLLNEGPLPVNLTILLEGEEEVGSPHLGAFVRANRARLACDVALISDTSMIEPGWPALTLGLRGIACFEVAVRGPRADLHSGMFGGVTPNPALALARILARMHDAEGRIAIPGLSDDVLPVPGIEREAWRQLPWDAAWFELTTGAPARAGETAFSVLERVWARPTAEINGLTSGHQGAGSKTIIPAEATAKLSFRLAPNQDPGRVAECVIAWFEAAFAAEGLPGEVVYDHGGLPFYTPPENPFIAAARAALEEVFGRPPALTREGLSIPVAALLQRELGIPVVLAGLGLPDCNAHSPNESYPLAHLELGATAFGALLRRFAGV; encoded by the coding sequence ATGATCGAGACATTTTTCGAGTTTCTGCGGTTCCCGTCGATCAGCGCGAAGCCGGAGCATGCCGGCGACGTGCGGGCCTGTGCCGATTGGCTGAGCGCGCTGCTGGCATCCTGGGGACTCGAGAGCACGGTCGAGGAGACGGGGGGAGCGCCGGCCGTCGTGGCGAAGTCGGCCGCCCTTCCCGGCGCGCGCACCGTGTTGCTCTACGGTCACTACGACGTGCAGCCGGTCGAGCCGCTGGCGCTTTGGGAAACTCCGCCCTTCGAGCCGGCCGAGCGCGATGGATTCGTGTTCGCGCGCGGCGCGACGGACAACAAGGGGCAGACGTTCTCGCATCTCATCGGGCTGCGTCGTCTGTTGAACGAAGGGCCGCTGCCGGTCAACCTCACGATCCTGCTGGAAGGCGAGGAGGAGGTCGGCAGTCCGCACCTCGGCGCCTTTGTGCGCGCCAATCGCGCGCGGCTCGCCTGCGACGTCGCGTTGATTTCCGACACGAGCATGATCGAGCCCGGTTGGCCCGCGCTCACGCTCGGCTTGCGCGGCATCGCGTGCTTCGAAGTCGCCGTGCGCGGTCCCAGGGCCGACCTGCATTCCGGGATGTTCGGCGGCGTCACCCCGAATCCCGCGCTCGCGCTGGCAAGAATCCTGGCTCGGATGCATGATGCCGAGGGGCGCATCGCCATCCCGGGGCTCTCCGACGACGTCCTGCCGGTGCCCGGGATCGAGCGAGAGGCCTGGCGGCAGCTTCCGTGGGATGCCGCGTGGTTCGAGCTGACCACCGGCGCGCCGGCCCGCGCAGGCGAGACGGCATTTTCGGTGCTGGAGCGCGTCTGGGCCCGGCCGACCGCCGAGATCAATGGCCTGACGAGCGGACACCAGGGCGCCGGTTCGAAGACGATCATTCCGGCCGAGGCGACCGCGAAACTCAGCTTCCGCCTCGCGCCGAATCAGGATCCCGGCCGCGTCGCGGAGTGCGTGATCGCCTGGTTCGAGGCGGCATTTGCCGCGGAGGGGCTGCCCGGCGAAGTCGTTTACGATCACGGCGGACTGCCCTTCTACACGCCGCCGGAGAATCCCTTCATCGCGGCTGCCCGCGCGGCCCTGGAGGAGGTTTTTGGGCGTCCGCCGGCACTCACGCGAGAGGGGCTCAGCATTCCGGTCGCGGCGCTGCTCCAGCGGGAACTTGGCATCCCCGTCGTCCTCGCCGGCCTTGGCCTGCCCGATTGCAATGCCCATTCGCCCAACGAATCCTACCCCCTCGCGCACCTGGAGCTCGGGGCCACGGCATTCGGCGCCCTGCTGCGGCGTTTCGCTGGCGTCTGA
- the solA gene encoding N-methyl-L-tryptophan oxidase encodes MKTFDVAVLGVGGMGSAACLRLAEAGLRVLGVEQFSIPNTRGSSHGATRILRLGLHESAKYVPLVLRAAELWDELGARTGQQIFHRIGSLDVSLPDGPIFRGSLGACERCDIAHEVLDAAAIRVRFPALTPAPGMMGVFQPGSGFVVPEAAITSHVNLALAAGAEIHGHERVLGWTGREGNFVIETDHDRYAAAQIVVTTGAWLGKLLPMPVAAERCVLGWFAPARNAAQFGEDRLPVWIVDSETTGHFYGFPIHGIPGFKLGRLRETPSPAVDPDEPRREPDREDEADMRQFIREIFPDADGPVLSMETCFFENTPDRSPIIDRVPGHEGVWAIGGFSGHGFKYASAIGEVARDLLTKGECAFDLRPFRADRFAA; translated from the coding sequence TTGAAGACGTTCGACGTCGCCGTCCTTGGCGTGGGTGGCATGGGCAGCGCCGCCTGTCTGCGCCTTGCGGAAGCCGGCCTGCGCGTGCTGGGGGTCGAGCAGTTTTCGATTCCCAATACGCGCGGAAGTTCGCACGGGGCGACGCGCATCCTTCGCCTCGGCCTGCACGAGAGCGCGAAGTATGTCCCGCTCGTCCTGCGCGCCGCGGAGCTCTGGGACGAACTCGGCGCGCGCACCGGCCAGCAAATTTTCCACCGCATCGGCAGCCTCGACGTGTCGCTGCCGGACGGCCCGATTTTCCGCGGCTCCCTCGGCGCCTGCGAGCGATGCGACATCGCGCACGAGGTGCTCGATGCAGCAGCCATTCGCGTCCGATTTCCGGCGCTGACCCCCGCGCCGGGCATGATGGGGGTCTTTCAGCCTGGCTCCGGTTTCGTCGTGCCCGAGGCGGCGATCACCTCGCACGTGAACCTCGCCCTCGCCGCTGGCGCGGAGATTCACGGTCACGAGCGCGTGCTCGGCTGGACCGGCCGCGAGGGAAATTTTGTGATCGAGACGGATCACGATCGCTACGCCGCGGCGCAGATCGTCGTCACGACCGGCGCGTGGCTCGGCAAGCTGCTGCCGATGCCGGTCGCCGCCGAGCGTTGTGTCCTCGGCTGGTTTGCTCCGGCGCGCAATGCCGCCCAATTCGGCGAGGATCGCCTGCCGGTCTGGATTGTCGACTCCGAGACGACCGGGCATTTCTACGGCTTTCCGATTCACGGCATTCCCGGTTTCAAACTGGGCCGGCTGCGCGAAACGCCATCGCCAGCGGTGGATCCCGATGAGCCGCGCCGCGAGCCCGATCGCGAGGACGAGGCCGACATGCGGCAGTTCATCCGCGAGATTTTTCCCGACGCCGACGGGCCCGTGCTCTCGATGGAAACGTGTTTCTTCGAGAACACCCCGGACCGCTCGCCGATCATCGACCGGGTGCCGGGGCACGAGGGCGTGTGGGCGATCGGCGGCTTCAGCGGACACGGGTTCAAATACGCGAGCGCCATTGGCGAGGTCGCCAGAGATCTCCTCACGAAGGGCGAATGTGCGTTCGACCTGAGGCCGTTTCGCGCCGATCGTTTCGCGGCATGA